The following are encoded together in the Candidatus Methylomirabilis oxygeniifera genome:
- a CDS encoding conserved protein of unknown function (Evidence 4 : Homologs of previously reported genes of unknown function) produces the protein MIDLPYSLTIEATEEPDYFGFFSPDLEGFTGIGHSIEDCVYKAKWGMKEHVELLEERGLPVPPKVKDPKIIVQNEARLAA, from the coding sequence ATGATTGATCTGCCCTATTCTTTGACCATCGAGGCAACGGAGGAACCCGATTATTTTGGGTTTTTTTCTCCTGATCTGGAAGGATTTACGGGGATTGGTCACTCCATCGAGGACTGCGTGTATAAGGCGAAATGGGGAATGAAGGAACACGTAGAACTGCTCGAAGAACGAGGTCTGCCCGTGCCTCCGAAAGTGAAAGATCCCAAGATCATCGTACAGAACGAAGCCAGATTAGCTGCATAG
- a CDS encoding conserved protein of unknown function (Evidence 4 : Homologs of previously reported genes of unknown function): MTGIQFLTDEKGRKVAVQIDLRKHRALWEDFYDGLVSEQRRKEKGVPFETVKADLIKRGRLRG, encoded by the coding sequence ATGACTGGTATTCAGTTTCTGACCGATGAGAAAGGCCGAAAGGTGGCCGTACAGATCGACCTTCGCAAACATAGGGCGCTGTGGGAGGATTTCTACGACGGCCTTGTCTCTGAACAACGGCGCAAGGAGAAAGGCGTTCCCTTCGAAACCGTCAAGGCGGATTTGATCAAGCGCGGTCGCCTGCGTGGCTAG
- a CDS encoding conserved membrane protein of unknown function (Evidence 4 : Homologs of previously reported genes of unknown function) gives MIWILTGTGVASAIVYGLNFRIIPLLSRVGLVDPKTDPLAAYPFLCALLFGLYLLALVSILRKRSRSSSLGVILGFALLFRIILLFMPQVLSSDVYRYVWDGRVQSAGINPYASPPEADALRFLRDERIFPLINRPWAPTIYPPGAQILFAGMYQLFPDSIVGLKFIMLCFDLATIVLIMRLLKKTKIDPDRVLLYAWSPLVLFELAGSGHLEALMLPFVLLALAARTKGRAVLAGGALGVATLIKLYPAVLFPALYQRRDIRFPLTFGLIVLLGYVPYVAGAGIKVIGFLPGYIQPPEDFNVGLRYFLSLALTPFAASPRILSMFILATCLLLFALRLILKAGSLDPYRKGYLMAGAYMLLLPTSFHPWYLVWLLPFLCLFPSWGWLYLSAAISLSYLTYTNEHFDFPLTIRFAEFLPLYLLLLLQALWHRRTARHVRMATQDAQPATSRPEQLPGVIPEVER, from the coding sequence ATGATCTGGATTCTGACCGGTACAGGGGTTGCCTCGGCCATTGTATACGGCCTCAATTTCCGGATCATCCCGTTGCTCAGTCGGGTTGGGCTGGTTGATCCAAAGACCGATCCTCTCGCGGCCTATCCGTTCCTGTGCGCGCTGCTGTTTGGCCTCTACCTGCTCGCCCTTGTGTCGATCCTCAGGAAACGATCGAGGAGCTCTTCGCTTGGTGTGATCCTGGGCTTCGCCCTTCTCTTCCGGATCATCCTCCTCTTCATGCCTCAGGTGCTCTCCAGCGATGTCTACCGCTATGTCTGGGATGGTCGGGTCCAGTCAGCAGGGATCAACCCGTATGCGTCTCCCCCAGAAGCCGACGCCCTGAGATTTCTGAGAGACGAACGGATCTTTCCCCTAATCAACCGTCCGTGGGCGCCAACCATCTACCCTCCGGGAGCGCAGATTCTCTTTGCCGGCATGTACCAGCTCTTCCCTGACAGTATTGTCGGCCTGAAGTTCATCATGCTCTGCTTCGATCTCGCCACCATCGTCCTGATTATGCGACTCCTGAAGAAGACCAAAATAGATCCCGATCGCGTGCTTCTTTACGCCTGGTCCCCCCTCGTGTTGTTCGAGCTGGCCGGAAGCGGTCACCTCGAAGCCCTGATGCTGCCGTTTGTCCTTCTGGCACTTGCCGCCAGAACGAAGGGACGAGCTGTCCTCGCAGGAGGAGCATTGGGTGTCGCCACCTTGATAAAGCTGTATCCGGCGGTCCTCTTCCCCGCCCTGTATCAGCGTCGGGATATTCGGTTCCCGCTTACCTTCGGTCTCATAGTCCTGCTGGGCTATGTTCCCTATGTTGCAGGTGCGGGAATCAAGGTGATAGGGTTTCTTCCCGGCTACATTCAACCTCCTGAAGATTTCAACGTGGGGCTCCGGTACTTCCTCAGCTTGGCCCTGACTCCCTTCGCAGCTTCCCCTCGCATTCTCTCGATGTTCATCCTGGCAACCTGTCTCCTCCTCTTCGCACTTCGCCTGATCCTCAAGGCGGGGTCGTTGGATCCTTACCGGAAGGGGTACCTCATGGCTGGTGCGTACATGCTGCTCCTCCCGACAAGCTTCCACCCATGGTATCTGGTCTGGCTTCTTCCGTTTCTCTGCCTCTTCCCCTCATGGGGATGGTTGTACCTCAGCGCGGCCATCTCACTCTCCTATCTCACATACACCAACGAACATTTTGACTTTCCGCTCACGATCCGATTCGCGGAGTTCCTTCCCCTCTATCTCCTCTTGCTGCTCCAGGCGTTGTGGCATCGGCGGACCGCACGTCATGTGCGCATGGCAACGCAAGACGCTCAACCGGCAACATCCCGCCCCGAACAGCTCCCCGGCGTAATACCCGAAGTCGAGCGATGA
- a CDS encoding protein of unknown function (Evidence 5 : No homology to any previously reported sequences) translates to MADFYVRRQETAGYVILIVAPSGKQARGSDCARCLLEASLWCPLGIAHEVPEYRLVVSRGTASATE, encoded by the coding sequence TTGGCTGATTTTTACGTTAGGCGGCAAGAGACCGCTGGGTATGTGATTCTGATCGTCGCCCCGTCAGGGAAGCAAGCTAGAGGATCAGATTGTGCTCGGTGCCTGCTCGAAGCGAGCCTCTGGTGCCCCCTAGGGATCGCACATGAAGTGCCAGAGTATAGATTGGTGGTGTCCAGGGGAACCGCCTCTGCCACCGAGTAG
- the yedY gene encoding exported heme-molybdoenzyme molybdopterin-containing subunit YedY; TAT export (Evidence 2a : Function of homologous gene experimentally demonstrated in an other organism; PubMedId : 15355966, 16042411; Product type e : enzyme), whose product MLIRLAPDIAPSEITDYQLYLNRRSFLIGMAALALSPTGSAVAAPPAGAPLPAARNERFTPEDRQTSFENITTYNNFWEFGPNKDDPARLAHLLKPRPWTVQVDGHVARPRRYDVDELARLFPLEERIYRLRCVEGWSMVIPWIGYPLASLIKRVEPTSKARFVEFTTLHDPAQFPGQRKSFLSVSSLDWPYMEGLRLDEALNPLTLLTFGLYGQVLPNQDGAPVRIVVPWKYGFKSAKSIVRIRFVSEQPKTAWEKAAPREYGFYSNVNPTVDHPRWSQATERRIGEFRRRKTLMFNGYADQVAALYTGMDLQRNF is encoded by the coding sequence ATGTTGATCAGGCTTGCCCCGGACATTGCACCGTCAGAGATTACGGACTATCAGCTCTACCTCAATCGGCGGTCGTTCCTGATCGGAATGGCGGCCCTGGCGCTGTCCCCGACCGGATCGGCTGTGGCTGCTCCGCCCGCCGGCGCACCTCTCCCTGCTGCCCGCAACGAGCGGTTCACCCCGGAGGATCGCCAGACCTCCTTTGAGAATATCACCACATACAATAATTTCTGGGAATTCGGCCCGAATAAGGACGATCCGGCGCGGCTTGCACATCTGCTGAAGCCTCGCCCCTGGACAGTCCAAGTCGATGGTCACGTGGCGCGCCCCAGGCGGTACGATGTCGATGAGTTGGCGCGACTGTTTCCACTGGAAGAACGGATCTATCGCCTGCGCTGTGTCGAGGGGTGGTCGATGGTGATCCCCTGGATCGGTTATCCGCTCGCATCCCTCATCAAGCGGGTAGAACCGACGAGCAAGGCCAGGTTCGTCGAGTTCACCACGCTCCACGATCCAGCGCAGTTCCCCGGACAGCGTAAAAGCTTCTTGAGTGTCTCCTCACTCGACTGGCCATACATGGAGGGGTTGCGGCTGGATGAGGCGCTCAACCCGCTCACGCTGCTCACCTTCGGGCTGTACGGGCAGGTGTTGCCGAACCAGGACGGCGCCCCCGTTCGCATCGTCGTACCATGGAAGTATGGCTTCAAGAGCGCAAAATCGATCGTGCGGATCCGCTTTGTGAGTGAGCAGCCGAAGACGGCGTGGGAAAAGGCGGCCCCAAGGGAATATGGGTTCTACTCAAACGTCAATCCTACCGTTGATCATCCGCGTTGGAGTCAGGCAACCGAGCGACGTATCGGGGAGTTTCGACGGCGAAAGACGCTGATGTTCAACGGCTATGCAGACCAGGTCGCGGCGCTGTACACGGGAATGGACCTCCAACGGAACTTCTGA
- a CDS encoding protein of unknown function (Evidence 5 : No homology to any previously reported sequences) has translation MLGTSKTSYMDLFSELMYVKTTPWSYEREWRLVTVARLDDADLHGDWGFHPQELAGVYLGPRCSGQHREDIMALRAMGLDHIRVWQAAANPEQGTLEFQPLEL, from the coding sequence ATGCTGGGCACGTCCAAGACGTCTTACATGGACCTGTTTTCCGAGCTGATGTACGTGAAGACTACTCCATGGTCCTACGAGAGGGAGTGGCGGCTCGTGACCGTGGCGCGGCTTGATGACGCAGATCTGCATGGCGATTGGGGCTTCCACCCTCAGGAACTCGCTGGAGTCTACCTGGGGCCGAGGTGCTCGGGTCAACATCGGGAAGACATCATGGCGCTCCGCGCCATGGGACTCGATCACATTCGTGTTTGGCAGGCTGCCGCGAATCCCGAACAGGGAACGCTGGAGTTTCAGCCGCTTGAGCTGTGA
- a CDS encoding Transcriptional regulator, AbrB family protein, protein MTVKLKDTRPEGVVTRIGRGARVVIPAALRKALALNPGDPVVLQVEQDTLRLIPLRQAIVEAQHRVRQHIPADAALVESLLKERRREAKRE, encoded by the coding sequence ATGACGGTCAAACTGAAAGATACGCGACCCGAAGGAGTAGTGACCCGGATTGGCAGGGGGGCGCGAGTCGTGATTCCGGCCGCGCTCCGTAAAGCACTCGCGCTTAACCCGGGCGACCCTGTGGTCCTTCAGGTCGAGCAAGACACGTTGCGGCTAATCCCACTCCGGCAGGCTATCGTTGAGGCACAACATCGCGTTCGCCAGCATATCCCAGCCGACGCCGCCCTTGTCGAGTCGCTGCTCAAGGAGCGCCGGAGAGAGGCAAAGCGTGAGTAA
- a CDS encoding protein of unknown function (Evidence 5 : No homology to any previously reported sequences), producing the protein MGNPGDAHRLMVIIDNVHDTVIADADTPEILVTAQFLVAERSWINDQTINPRYQVCKELIAQALQLLPCGRLDIQSVSSHAGDRA; encoded by the coding sequence GTGGGCAACCCGGGTGACGCTCACCGTCTTATGGTCATCATCGATAATGTACACGACACGGTAATCGCCGACGCGGATACGCCAGAGATCCTTGTAACCGCGCAGTTTCTTGTAGCCGAACGGTCTTGGATTAACGACCAGACCATCAATCCTCGATACCAGGTGTGCAAGGAGCTTATCGCTCAAGCGCTCCAACTCCTTCCGTGCGGACGGCTTGATATCCAGAGCGTATCTAGCCACGCAGGCGACCGCGCTTGA
- a CDS encoding 3-oxoacid CoA-transferase, alpha subunit, translated as MDVLQAGIGEFSVTDPDDLRAFMRTEKRRAMVDKVMPEAEAVRRYVKDGDYVSFDFSSFTRGPASLVREIIRQRRRDLWFAAKFTLMETTLLAVGGCLRGVDVGFLGLGQLIGKWVQEGRIKVTEWTNGTLTLRHLAGAMGVPFLPTRNLLATDTLTYSGAKVVQDPFTGKPIALVPAVNPDVGLVHVHQCDIYGNARCFGPGVSPLETAMASKRTILSTEEIITTDDIRKEPSKTTIPYYMVDAVVYAPFGCLPGGTQGIYEMDIPHFLEFMGASRDEQKMAAYLDKYVYSVATHEEFLDKRVGMARLLDLKRQATIKEGYH; from the coding sequence ATGGATGTATTGCAGGCAGGTATCGGCGAATTCAGCGTCACAGACCCGGACGATCTGCGGGCCTTCATGCGCACCGAGAAGCGGCGGGCGATGGTGGACAAGGTCATGCCTGAAGCTGAGGCGGTTCGCCGCTATGTGAAGGACGGCGATTATGTGAGCTTCGACTTCTCCTCCTTTACTAGAGGCCCGGCCTCGCTTGTCCGGGAGATCATCCGCCAACGGAGGCGTGACCTCTGGTTTGCGGCGAAGTTTACGCTCATGGAAACGACGCTGCTGGCGGTCGGAGGCTGTTTGCGTGGGGTCGACGTGGGATTTCTGGGCCTTGGCCAGCTTATCGGCAAGTGGGTGCAGGAGGGGCGGATCAAGGTGACAGAGTGGACCAACGGGACCTTGACGCTTCGCCACCTGGCCGGGGCGATGGGGGTGCCGTTTCTGCCGACCAGGAACCTGCTGGCGACAGATACCCTGACCTACTCCGGCGCCAAGGTGGTGCAGGATCCGTTCACCGGCAAGCCGATCGCGCTGGTCCCTGCCGTCAACCCCGATGTCGGACTGGTCCATGTCCATCAGTGCGATATCTACGGCAACGCTCGCTGCTTTGGCCCTGGTGTCTCGCCGCTGGAGACGGCCATGGCCTCCAAGCGGACGATTCTCTCGACCGAAGAGATCATCACGACCGACGACATCCGCAAGGAGCCGTCGAAGACCACCATCCCGTACTACATGGTGGATGCCGTCGTCTATGCCCCATTCGGCTGCCTGCCTGGGGGGACACAAGGGATCTACGAGATGGATATCCCGCACTTCCTGGAGTTCATGGGCGCCTCACGCGACGAGCAGAAGATGGCCGCCTATCTCGACAAGTATGTCTATAGCGTCGCCACCCACGAGGAGTTTTTAGACAAGCGCGTGGGGATGGCGAGGCTCCTGGACCTGAAGCGGCAGGCGACGATCAAGGAGGGGTACCATTGA
- a CDS encoding protein of unknown function (Evidence 5 : No homology to any previously reported sequences) — protein sequence MTGTTNPNPSPRRMHDRRYFYKYVTTDVAKIVMATRKLRWSSPLKFNDPFDVTQQLRLPFSADDLNLALAQQLAALFETGDPTLVRQPLARTLLQFAGAMTPQSRAQVAAKLRSDPRVATPGRIDSFNELRIVWHEVVPRLRALCLSESYEIVPMWAHYAENGTGAVLEFEAIDHLDSVFLMARKVVYQDTPPAIATPPA from the coding sequence ATGACCGGTACTACGAATCCGAATCCGTCACCCCGTCGTATGCACGACCGGCGCTACTTCTACAAGTACGTCACCACCGATGTCGCGAAGATCGTAATGGCGACTCGCAAGCTGCGTTGGAGTTCCCCGTTGAAGTTCAATGATCCTTTCGACGTTACCCAACAGCTCCGTTTGCCCTTCAGTGCCGACGATCTCAACCTCGCCCTCGCTCAGCAACTGGCCGCGCTCTTTGAGACAGGCGATCCGACCCTGGTCCGGCAGCCTCTCGCCCGTACTCTGCTGCAGTTTGCTGGCGCGATGACTCCGCAGTCGCGAGCTCAGGTTGCCGCCAAGCTTCGGTCCGATCCCCGTGTCGCCACCCCAGGGAGGATCGACTCATTCAATGAGCTTCGGATCGTATGGCACGAAGTGGTTCCGCGTCTGCGAGCGCTGTGCCTCTCAGAAAGCTACGAGATTGTGCCTATGTGGGCGCACTACGCGGAGAATGGCACGGGTGCGGTGCTGGAGTTCGAAGCCATTGACCATCTAGATAGTGTCTTTCTTATGGCTCGCAAAGTAGTCTACCAAGACACGCCGCCAGCAATAGCAACGCCGCCGGCTTAG
- a CDS encoding PilT protein-like protein, whose amino-acid sequence MSKAVLDASALLALLNQEEGAERVAPFLSDAVISTVNLAEIVTRLALAGMPETAIRETLAFLPLESVPFDIGQAIEVGLLAPTTKPSGLSLGDRACLILARRLDATAVTADQAWVNIDAGVAVELIR is encoded by the coding sequence GTGAGTAAAGCCGTCCTTGATGCCTCTGCGCTCCTCGCCCTGCTGAATCAAGAGGAGGGGGCGGAACGGGTCGCACCTTTCCTGTCGGACGCTGTAATCTCGACGGTGAACCTGGCCGAGATCGTCACGCGCTTGGCTCTTGCAGGGATGCCGGAGACCGCCATTCGAGAGACTCTAGCCTTCCTACCTCTGGAATCGGTGCCATTCGACATCGGACAAGCCATCGAGGTGGGGCTGCTCGCGCCTACGACCAAGCCCTCAGGGCTGTCGCTAGGCGATCGGGCCTGCCTGATCCTGGCCCGCCGTCTCGACGCCACTGCGGTCACAGCGGATCAGGCATGGGTGAACATCGACGCCGGGGTGGCTGTCGAGTTGATCCGTTGA
- the AtoA gene encoding Acyl CoA:acetate/3-ketoacid CoA transferase, beta subunit has product MNGVEFSDAEFMICQCARLIQDGSLVFIGYGMPQIAAILAQRLHAPRMVQVYEFGAVGALPETPFVRFTMGGPRNCYRSLAWTSMNTIFAQVQLGMVDMGVLGATQIDRFGNLNSTMLGADYHRPEKRFPGSGGANEVLSQCWQTVIIVKHERRRFVEKVDFVTSPGFLDGTPGARERAGLPKDTGPWRVATSKALYGFDEQTKQMILLGVLRGLSVDDALQEMDFTPLIAPQLRELAPPTAEELRILREEIDPGRAIIGSAGE; this is encoded by the coding sequence TTGAACGGCGTGGAGTTCAGCGACGCAGAGTTCATGATCTGCCAGTGCGCCCGGCTGATTCAAGACGGCTCACTTGTCTTCATCGGGTATGGGATGCCGCAGATCGCCGCGATCCTGGCCCAGCGGCTGCACGCCCCTCGTATGGTCCAGGTCTATGAATTCGGCGCGGTCGGGGCGCTCCCCGAGACGCCGTTCGTCCGCTTTACCATGGGCGGGCCGCGCAACTGCTACCGGTCGCTCGCCTGGACGAGCATGAACACTATCTTCGCGCAGGTCCAGCTTGGGATGGTCGATATGGGCGTCCTCGGCGCTACCCAGATCGACCGGTTCGGCAACCTGAACTCGACCATGCTTGGAGCCGATTACCACCGCCCGGAGAAACGGTTTCCCGGAAGCGGAGGGGCCAACGAGGTGCTGAGCCAGTGTTGGCAGACGGTGATCATTGTCAAACACGAACGGCGCCGCTTCGTGGAGAAGGTCGATTTCGTGACCTCACCAGGGTTTCTTGACGGCACCCCCGGGGCGCGCGAGCGGGCGGGTTTGCCGAAGGATACCGGGCCTTGGCGGGTAGCCACCTCCAAGGCCCTGTACGGATTTGACGAACAGACCAAGCAGATGATCCTGCTGGGGGTCCTGCGTGGCCTGAGCGTGGATGACGCCCTTCAGGAGATGGACTTTACCCCCCTCATCGCTCCGCAGCTTAGGGAGCTTGCACCTCCGACCGCTGAGGAGCTTCGTATCCTTCGGGAGGAGATCGATCCCGGTCGCGCGATCATCGGCTCTGCCGGGGAGTAA
- a CDS encoding protein of unknown function (Evidence 5 : No homology to any previously reported sequences), with amino-acid sequence MSFTHDAGTSCKALKTVSKKTLEVDDTLLSGVAEMTLIDKAIADRFDYTINHFGAGGITKLVKDESIRHGDEDDGELREEHDLSFIVELAFPDLLKTSTLVYGHLDEQWAEVLGNLARRRLPVKE; translated from the coding sequence TTGTCCTTCACCCATGATGCTGGAACAAGTTGCAAAGCTTTGAAAACGGTCAGCAAAAAAACGCTCGAAGTAGACGATACGCTCCTGTCGGGTGTCGCCGAAATGACTCTGATTGACAAAGCAATCGCGGACCGTTTCGACTACACGATTAATCACTTTGGAGCGGGTGGGATCACCAAACTTGTCAAAGACGAGTCTATCCGCCACGGCGACGAGGATGATGGCGAACTCCGCGAAGAGCATGACTTGAGTTTCATCGTCGAGCTGGCGTTTCCAGATCTGCTGAAAACTTCCACACTCGTGTACGGCCACTTGGACGAACAGTGGGCCGAGGTCCTCGGCAATCTTGCTCGGCGAAGGCTTCCTGTGAAAGAGTGA
- a CDS encoding NUDIX hydrolase, translating into MVKKAHALAEQAWKTLSSRPIYQNRWLSLREDLVELPDGRTTIYGVVTCGECVGILPFLDSRTVLLVKQYRYVSKRVTWEMPTGGLHAGESIEAAAQRELTEESGYQAGRLTRISTYHTSKSIMDETAHLFIGEELTRLERPPDETEFIEVRAFPFSDALQMVLRGDIVDGMTIIAILHAARLRGL; encoded by the coding sequence ATGGTGAAGAAGGCGCATGCGTTAGCAGAACAGGCGTGGAAGACCCTTTCCAGTCGGCCGATCTATCAGAACAGATGGCTCTCTCTCCGCGAAGACCTCGTCGAGCTCCCTGACGGACGGACCACGATCTACGGCGTGGTCACCTGCGGCGAGTGTGTCGGCATCCTCCCCTTTCTCGACAGCCGCACGGTCCTGCTCGTGAAGCAGTACCGGTACGTCTCGAAGCGGGTCACCTGGGAGATGCCGACAGGCGGACTCCATGCAGGCGAATCGATCGAGGCGGCAGCCCAGCGGGAGCTCACTGAGGAGAGCGGGTATCAGGCGGGGAGGCTCACCCGGATCAGCACCTATCACACGAGTAAGAGTATAATGGACGAGACGGCCCACCTCTTCATCGGGGAGGAGTTGACCAGGCTGGAGCGGCCACCGGACGAAACGGAGTTCATCGAGGTCCGCGCGTTCCCATTCTCCGATGCCCTCCAGATGGTCTTACGGGGTGACATCGTGGACGGAATGACGATCATCGCCATCCTCCACGCCGCCCGCCTGCGAGGTCTGTAG
- the yedZ gene encoding heme-molybdoenzyme heme-containing subunit YedZ; cytochrome b subunit (Evidence 2a : Function of homologous gene experimentally demonstrated in an other organism; PubMedId : 15355966, 16042411; Product type c : carrier) yields the protein MSRRARIFLKSAVWGVALSPLLLLLYRFLTDSLGANPISYTTNLLGDTTLRLLLASLALTPLRLLFGISWQMSLRRLLGLFAFFYAGLHFTVWIAVDHFFEWGELAPDIVKRPYITVGMLALTLLMPLAATSTSGMVKRLGGKNWRRLHRLVYLIGLLAVLHYLWLVKKGVNDPYLYAAILAALLGIRLWDWARRKVWLGVPTWLRGGHTLTRTADDMRGD from the coding sequence ATGTCCAGGCGAGCTCGCATCTTCCTGAAGAGCGCAGTGTGGGGCGTCGCGTTGTCGCCCCTTCTGCTGCTTCTGTATCGATTCCTCACCGATTCGCTCGGCGCCAATCCGATCTCGTACACCACCAACCTGCTCGGCGATACGACACTTAGGCTGCTGCTCGCCAGCCTCGCATTGACACCCCTTCGGCTCCTATTCGGGATCTCATGGCAGATGAGCCTGCGGCGTCTGCTGGGGTTGTTCGCGTTCTTCTATGCCGGCCTTCACTTCACCGTCTGGATCGCGGTCGACCACTTCTTCGAATGGGGGGAACTCGCGCCAGATATCGTCAAACGGCCCTACATCACCGTTGGTATGCTCGCCTTGACGCTGCTGATGCCGCTGGCCGCCACTTCCACATCAGGAATGGTAAAGCGTCTGGGGGGCAAGAACTGGCGGCGACTGCACAGGCTGGTCTACCTGATCGGTCTGCTCGCCGTGCTGCATTACCTGTGGCTGGTCAAGAAGGGCGTGAACGACCCGTATCTCTACGCCGCCATCCTGGCCGCCCTGCTGGGCATTCGCCTCTGGGACTGGGCGCGACGTAAGGTCTGGTTGGGCGTTCCGACATGGCTTCGTGGAGGCCACACACTGACACGGACCGCCGACGACATGCGTGGGGATTAA
- a CDS encoding conserved protein of unknown function (Evidence 4 : Homologs of previously reported genes of unknown function), which yields MHAWDFSARTTLACWVRSTAGPLINNSGLLLSLSEAYPTRCDPALRTDTPRLQLFSEESVALSSSAAPQVTDSVRCQYEASGNWHVIDGGLQETILKFSELVRLLEAHGFELVREKGSIRYYGKAGWPALIRIDYHGAKEVPSGTCHHILKSAGIQKGGSHD from the coding sequence ATGCACGCGTGGGACTTCTCCGCGCGGACCACTCTGGCCTGTTGGGTCCGAAGCACAGCCGGTCCTTTGATAAACAATAGCGGTCTGCTATTATCGCTCAGTGAAGCTTATCCGACGAGATGTGATCCAGCTCTTCGCACGGACACACCCCGACTCCAGCTCTTCTCTGAAGAGTCGGTGGCTCTATCTTCATCTGCCGCCCCGCAGGTTACCGACAGCGTTCGGTGTCAGTATGAGGCATCTGGAAACTGGCATGTCATAGACGGTGGACTACAGGAGACCATCTTGAAGTTCAGTGAGTTGGTGAGACTGCTTGAAGCTCATGGATTCGAGCTGGTGAGGGAGAAAGGGTCCATCCGATATTATGGGAAAGCTGGCTGGCCTGCATTGATTCGGATTGACTATCATGGGGCCAAGGAAGTGCCCAGCGGCACGTGCCATCATATACTGAAGTCAGCAGGAATACAGAAGGGAGGAAGTCATGATTGA